A segment of the Rickettsia bellii RML369-C genome:
TGGTTTTCATGGCTTTGATGCTAGCGGAAATAATATTTATTTACTTGATGGGTGTAGTAAAGGAACAGTTACTCTTAAATTATTAAATTTAAATAATGGAAAAATGAAATTATTAGCTGAAGATGCTAAAGCAGATATTAATATTCTAGCTATACATCCCACTACTAAAGAAATCCAAGCAGTAGTAACTGAATATGATAAAGTCACGTATAAGATATTGGACGCTTCTATTAAAGAGGATGTTGAATACCTTAAAAGACTTAACTTAGGTAATATGTATATTATGCATCGTGGCTTAGATGATAAGATTTGGATTGTTGGTTTTGATAATGATGTTAAACCTTTTAGGTACTATAAATATAATAGAGAAAATAAGGAAATTAAACTTTTATTTAGTAGTAAATCTGAATTAGAAAAATATTCTTTTGCTCCTATGAACCCAGTAATTATTAAATCTAGGGACGGTTTAGATTTAGTTAGCTATATTACTTTACCTAATAATATAGAACTATCTAACAAAATATATCCAAATAAGCCTTTGCCTTTAGTTCTTTTAGTTCATGGAGGACCAAATCGTAGAGATAGATGGGGAATGAATAAAGAACACCAATGGCTTGCTAGTCGTGGTTATGTGGTCTTAAGTGTTAATTTTCGAGGATCAACAGGCTTTGGTAAAAGTTTCCAAAATGCCGGAAACAGAGAATGGGGTGGAAAAATGCAAGATGATTTAGTTGATGCAGTCAACTGGGCTATCAAAAATAAAATAGCCGATCCTAAAAGAATTGCTATTATGGGATCAAGTTACGGAGGGTATGCAGTTCTTGCAGGTTTAACCTTCACGCCTGAGCTTTTTGCTTGCGGTATAGATGTCGCTGGTCCTCCAGATCTAATAGCAGATTTAAAAAATTTTCCCAAAGATTATAATTTAAAAAAAAATCCACTAGAAATAAAAATAGGATCTTATAAGACGAGAAAGCAAAGAGAGAAATTAATAAAGCAATCCCCTATAACTTATGCTAATAACATAACGAAACCATTGCTTATAATTCAAGGTGCAAAAGATTCGGTAGTGAAACAATCCGAGTCAGATAAAATGGTTGAGGCAATGAGTAAATATAATATTCCCGTTATTTATGCTTTATATAAAAATGAAGGTCATAGTTTTTGTGACCCGTATAGTAAAATATCATATCATTATATAGCAGAGCGTTTTTTAGCAAAGCATCTCGGCGGAAAGTTTGAAGCATTTGATTATAGGATTTTAAATAGTTCCGAATTGTTACTAAATGGCTGCATTCCATCGGAAAAACTATTAGAGGATTTACTGAATAAATAATTTTATTTACAACAATCATTTAAAATAATTGTCAAAAAATTAATATTTATTAGCTTAGGTTAAGATTTTATATTTATACTTTATTAAGTATTATATAATTTTTTAACATAAATAAGTTAGTATATGTCTAAAGACTTTGAATTCAAAATAAAAACACAGAAAGAAGCAAAAAAAGTACAAGAAGCACCCCCTATATCGGGGCTAAAGGGACGCATGGCAGTAGGTTTTGAGTCTGAAATAAAAAAAGCACAAGAAGCAAAAAAGATGCAAGAAGCTTCTAAAGAGTCTGTACCTATATCGAAAGGGTTAATAGGACGTATGGCAATAGGCTTTGAATCCGAAATAAAAGCACAGAAAGAAGCAAAAAAGATGCAACAAAATTCTATTAAACCTTTAATAGATATTATAGATAATGCAAATTTACAAAATCCTAATCATGCAGAAGAGCTAAAAAAAGTTCAAACGCAATTAGCAAATTGCTTTAAAGAAAATAAATTAGCTGCTCATAATAGAGTAGATCAATACTTAAAAAGTGAAGCTTCCCAAGATCGTCAAGAAGTTATGAAAGATTCTAAATTGCCATTTAAAGATAAAATATATAGCCTTATTGTAAAAATGTCAGATGCTTTAGGTATATCTTCATTAAAAAATTATTGTCAAAAGAAACTTGATGAGCATGCTGTCCAAAGGCAAGAAAAGAAAAAAATGACAGATAAAAAAAGTCATGTAGAGAGATTAAAAGAATCAACTGTAAAACGTGGCAATAAAGTAAATGAAAGATAATTATATCCTGTGAATTTTTGAGTTTTGTTATAATTAAAGCAAAATGATTATAATTTTTAAAATAAATTTTAATACGTAATTAAAGATAAAAAACCTTTAAAAATCAGCTCTTAAGGCTTTTGAAATTAAATATTTATACTGGGTAGTAATAAGGTATAAAATAAAAATAAAAATAATTTCAAAATTGTAGTTGACAGGTTCGATTATATTGCTTATAACTACACCTATCGAGAGCGACAAATGAAAAAAATCGCAGCTGTTTTTAAAAGTAAATAATTAGATATAGATAGTGACAGTAAACATGTACATATCACAAAAGTGATAATTAAACCTGTCAATTTTTTAAAGTAAAACTGACAGAATCAAACTTGAGAGTTTGATCCTGGCTCAGAACGAACGCTATCGGTATGCTTAACACATGCAAGTCGAACGGACTAATTGGGGCTTGCTCCAATTAGTTAGTGGCAGACGGGTGAGTAACACGTGGGAATCTGCCCATCAGTACGGAATAACTTTTAGAAATAAAAGCTAATACCGTATATTCTCTACGGAGGAAAGATTTATCGCTGATGGATGAGCCCGCGTCAGATTAGGTAGTTGGTGAGGTAATGGCTCACCAAGCCTACGATCTGTAGCTGGTCTGAGAGGATGATCAGCCACACTGGGACTGAGACACGGCCCAGACTCCTACGGGAGGCAGCAGTGGGGAATATTGGACAATGGGCGAAAGCCTGATCCAGCAATACCGAGTGAGTGATGAAGGCCCTAGGGTTGTAAAGCTCTTTTAGCAAGGAAGATAATGACGTTACTTGCAGAAAAAGCCCCGGCTAACTCCGTGCCAGCAGCCGCGGTAAGACGGAGGGGGCTAGCGTTGTTCGGAATTACTGGGCGTAAAGAGTGCGTAGGCGGTTTAGTAAGTTGGAAGTGAAAGCCCGGGGCTTAACCTCGGAATTGCTTTCAAAACTACTAATCTAGAGTGTAGTAGGGGATGATGGAATTCCTAGTGTAGAGGTGAAATTCTTAGATATTAGGAGGAACACCGGTGGCGAAGGCGGTCATCTGGGCTACAACTGACGCTGATGCACGAAAGCGTGGGGAGCAAACAGGATTAGATACCCTGGTAGTCCACGCCGTAAACGATGAGTGCTAGATATTGGGAGATTTTCTCTCGGTTTCGCAGCTAACGCATTAAGCACTCCGCCTGGGGAGTACGGTCGCAAGATTAAAACTCAAAGGAATTGACGGGGGCTCGCACAAGCGGTGGAGCATGCGGTTTAATTCGATGTTACGCGAAAAACCTTACCAACCCTTGACATGGTGGTCGCGGATCGCAGAGATGCTTTCCTTCAGTTCGGCTGGACCACACACAGGTGTTGCATGGCTGTCGTCAGCTCGTGTCGTGAGATGTTGGGTTAAGTCCCGCAACGAGCGCAACCCTCATTCTTATTTGCCAGCGGGTAATGCCGGGAACTATAAGAAAACTGCCGGTGATAAGCCGGAGGAAGGTGGGGACGACGTCAAGTCATCATGGCCCTTACGGGTTGGGCTACACGCGTGCTACAATGGTGTTTACAGAGGGAAGCAAGACGGCGACGTGGAGCAAATCCCTAAAAGACATCTCAGTTCGGATTGTTCTCTGCAACTCGAGAGCATGAAGTTGGAATCGCTAGTAATCGCGGATCAGCATGCCGCGGTGAATACGTTCTCGGGCCTTGTACACACTGCCCGTCACGCCATGGGAGTTGGTTTTACCTGAAGGTGGTGAGCTAACGCAAGAGGCAGCCAACCACGGTAAAATTAGCGACTGGGGTGAAGTCGTAACAAGGTAGCCGTAGGGGAACCTGCGGCTGGATTACCTCCTTAAAGACTAAATTTAAGTACATTACTTTAATAGTAATTACTTCAGTCCAAATATTTACTGTCACTATCTTTAACTAATTGTTTGCTTTTCAAAAACTTTTCTTATCTCCGCACTTATCCATCTTATTTATTACCAACCTACATAATATTAAATAGCCTTATTTTTCTGTCATTGCGAGGAGCATAGCGACGAAGCAATCTAGTAAAAAAATACTATAAATTAACATTTTTTATTATTTTTTTTTCTGGATTACAGAAAAGTTTCGCTCCTCGCAAGGCATTGCCTGCGTGGATCATTTTCCCCTGTCATCCCGTGATTTATGAACTAGAGCCAGTTAAAAATACTAATAAAATTAGTATTATTTATTATTTTCTGGATCTAGTTAGCAAGCCACGGTATTGTAAGAAAAGAAAGTGATATAATATAAGTTATAAATGTAATATAAACATTTATAAGAGAGTGTTAATACCCTATATAATGATATAGGGTATTAAGCGGGCATAAGCGACCGTCACGGTATAGTAGGTTTTATACGACCGGAGTCATCAAGGTACTATAGCCCGACTCTCGAGAAGTTTGAATAGTTGGAAGGGATGCGATAAGCACGCCCGATTACAATCCTAAACAATATAAAATCTCGAGGTACATATGATAAAATATCACAAACATATAGGAATTGATATAGGAAAATATAATTTTGTAGTAGGAATAGAGGGCATAAAAGATACAAAAGAATATGAGAATACAAGTTTCGGTATATTTGAATTTATTAATGATAATAAGGATATTTTAGCAAACTCTCTAACTGTAGTTGAAACAACAGGCGGATATGAACTAGAGTTATTGTATAGCTTATGTGAAAGAGGTTATGTAGTACATAGAGCAGATGCAAGAAAGGTAAAGAATTTTATCAGATCATATGGTAATAGTGCAAAAACAGATAAGTTAGATGCTAAAGCATTAGGATTATATGGTAAGGAGCGAGCAGATAAGCTTGAAGTATTTAAGCCTGAATCAAAACAAAATATACAATTATTTCGGTTAGTACAAAGACGGAATGATTTAAAGCAAATGTTAGTTGCCGAAAAGAATAGATTACAACAAGCAAATACAGATAAGTTTGTTAAAAATAGCTGTATAAATATGATAGATGTTTTAAGTAATCAAATTACAGAGATTACTAATCAGGTAGAAGTGATTATATCATCAGATCAGCTGTTAAAAGCAAAGCATGAGATATTGAAAGAGATAAATGGCATTGGTAATATAGTTGCTTTTGAGTTATTAATATTATTACCGGAGTTAGGGAAGTTAACAAGACGGCAGATTGCTTCTCTTGCAGGGCTTGCTCCAAAAGCTAATGATAGTGGTAAATATCAAGGATATAGAAAGGTAGGACATGGTGTAGAGCAGGAGTCAAGCTATACTATTCCTTGCTGCTATGTCAGCCCGTAATAGCAAGACTTCTGGTTTAAGACTCTTTTATGAGCGACTCATTAACAATGGTAAAAAGAAAATGGTCGCTCTTACCGCTTTAATGCGTAAAATTATTGTCATCGCTAATGCTAAATTAAAATCTCTTCTTTTTAATTTAAAACATAGTTGATTAAATAAGCAAGATCAAACTCAAGCAAATCTTCCACCATCAGAAGAAAATATTTATAAAGTACTACAAAAAATGCTTGAGATACAAAAGCTAGTAGAAAACACAGCCGATTTATATACGCATCCAATAAGTGAAGGTATAAAAGAGGTTATAAATAGAGATCAAATTACTAATGATATGTTAATCAATTTAGCAGGCAAACTTGATAAAGTATTAGAAGAGCAAACTATAATAAATAATCATTCATGTAAAGAAAGGCTTGTTTTATTCAGTAAAATAGCGATGGATATAACGGCTAAGTTAGATGATGACAATACTATTAGCTCAAACAATAAAGCTATAATGCAAAACGTCATGAACAAAATAATAGATAGGATAGCAAATTTAACAAATATATCTCTCATAGAAAAAATAACGACTAGTATAACAGAGCTTAAAACTGGAAAAATTACAAAAGGTAAGCTTTTAGACATAGAAGATGAAATTGAGGGGTTTATACTTGAACAAACTGATAAAGAAGCTAACATGATGCTAACTTGGTCAGTAAGAGAAATAGTATATGACAAGCCGCTTTTGAATCATCCAAAATTGCTAGAGTTGGCTTTAAGCAAATTTAGCTTGCAAGAAATAGCCGAGTTAAGTAATAAGCTAAATTCTGATTTAGGAAGCTATTACTAATTATGATTATGAGCTTGTCTTAGCCGCATTAATGAGCGTCGAAAATGTTGAAGTATAAAAAATGCTAATTTATAGCATTTTCTATTATTTTCTCTGGATTGCCACGCTCATTTCATTCGCATAGCTCAGACAACTCTCGATCTACATTTAAACTCTAAATTTATTCAGAATATAATTCGGGGTGATTGCCACTAAGTTCTAGGTATTTGTCGTTACTATATTCTAAATGATGGCTTCTAAAAAATCTATCAGCCTCGTTATGATTACCCTTATGATCAAAATCTATTAACAGTTTCCCATTATCATTTGCATGTAGAATATTTGTAAATAATCGATCTCCCTCTGATCCTTTTAGCTCAATGGCATTATTTCTTATAAACTTAACACCAGTTCCACCTTTACTATGGTGTAATATACCTTTTTTTAGAGCGTTTTCGTAGGAATCTATATTATTATCTAATTGAAGATTTTTAGAAATTTTCGCATAACAATCTAGCCCTTTATATTTTCCTATAAAAGTTGTATCTGTGCTTTTTATAATATCTTTATCAATATACCATATTATAACATCATTTTTAATAATGTTTTGGCTAGCTTTATAAAACGCTTCTTTCTTTAATAGCTGATAATGTTCATGGATCTTCTTTGGATCGTGCTGCTCAACAAGCTGCTCTATATCTTCTGCTGGGTTCTCGTCTAAAGAATAGCTTACGATAATTTCTTCTTGTTTTTCTTGGCTTAGTTTATTAGCATACTCCTTAGCTGTCTCTGTATCTTTATTTAATAAGGAAGTAGCTACCCCTATTTCTAATGTTTCTTCATTATGAGGGTTATATTCTAAGGCTTTTTTAATAGTTTCAGCAGCTTCGCTAGGTTTTTTATCCGCAAGTAAACAAGTACTACTAGTGTTAAGTACCTCAATAGCTTCTTTATCAGAGAATTTAGATTCTTCTATAAATTTTAGAATCTTTTTTAAATTAAAGTAATTATTAAAGAGAAAATTACAGTATTTTAATACTTTGCTATTATTTACTTGTTCAGCAGGTATTTTATTAAAAATAATACGTGCTGTTTCGTATTCATTAGCATGAATTGCTAAGGTGAAAGCATTCTTATAATCTGAACAATTATGTAGAAATTTAATAAAGTCATTTTTTACTTTTAAATCTGTTATGCGATTATGCTTATTAATATAAGCGATATATTTTAAAGCCTCATACTTTTCTTTACAATATGGAGATAATGCATCAGGATTAATTGATTTTAATTCTTCATCTGTAATTAAAGAGGGATTGAAGCTCATCAAAAGTATTTTTTTTAAGTATCCATTAGATAATTTTCCTATAAATTCGTCTATTTTATCAATTTCATTTTGAAGAGTAAAAATTGATATTAAGTTACAAATTACATCATCATCTTTACAATTCTCAAAAGCCTTTAAATAATATTTCTTAGCTTCTGTATAATTTCCAAGCTTATAATATGCTAGAGCAAGGTTAGAGTAGCAATTAGTAAGATCAGGGTCTGACTTATCATTAGGAAGCGGTTTCTCAGTTAGTAATTCTATGGTTTTGTTACAATGATTATTATCTACTAATATTTTAGAGAAGTTAGACAATGTATTAAAATCATGTAGCCAGTATTTTTTTAAATCCATAATAATTTCTATTTGAAATTTAGGCTCTAAAAACATAGTAATTATTGCTGTAATAGCTTGAGTACATTTTTCATATTGTAATTTATTAGTAGTTTGCAATTTATCTAGAAATTTTGCAGTATTTTGTAGTAGATATTTTATAAGCTCATCTGCCATTGCTAAATTATTATTCATTGTAGCGGCATGTATAGCAGAGAAATATGCCATAGCTTTTGAAAAAGCATCTACATTTATATCTTTATTGCTATTATTTATCTTATATATTTGAGTTTTATCACCTATTTTATATTTTAAATGAGTCGTCTTATTACGCTCAATATTATACTTTTTAAGTAATGCGTTTTTACTATATTTATGATATTTATAACTATCAAATAGCTTTGTCATAATATTTTTAGTAGTCGTTACATCCCCTTTATTATGGTTAATAACAAAATTAACTATTTCCACTGCTGCATCAGCATTTTCTACATATAAAATATCATTACAACATGTTTCAAAATTTAATAATAGATGTGCATACTCAGCTATATTAGCTTTAGATTTTTCTGAAATAATTTTTACATTGGAGGAATAAATTTCCTTAATCTTATTTGTCTTATACATAATTTTACCAATATTAATTTTTTAAAAAAGAATTAATATACAGCTTTTTTTGTAAAAACTCAACTACTATTAATTTTCTGTAACAATAATTAATTTATGATTTTTCAATTTAAGGTTTAAAAAACCTATTGACTTTAGGATTAAAAGTATTTATTACAATATCTATATGTAATTTATAGTTGAAAAATATGTTAAGCTTATTAAATGGTGCGACTAATCAAAAAGAGAAGAAGAGATTTGTATCGATAAATAATAGAATCATAAAAAGTGATCTAGATGAATCGTTTTGGCATTCTATTGCAGCAAATAGTTGTGATACTAGTTGGAAAAATATCCCAATGCAAAAAAGCCCTTTTCAAATTGTAACTACTCAGAATTTAATTCAAGAGTTAAAGCCTAAAACTATTATTGAAT
Coding sequences within it:
- a CDS encoding alpha/beta hydrolase family protein, whose translation is MIVKIVFIISTLILLNFNIYANNELNHDIIPVAALFSPPNQFKLGFSPDGKYISYFGEYNKGGGLLIVNSENPKNVIASFDLKQGLYDYMWAYDNRHILYLQSKDNQKSNQLYIYDLETKQTTLLTPESEIKVKFFAKRINKSHKILIGLKSKEQQYFDIYELNLLDYTKKLIMKNNKFVGFLIDNDLNIRVGIYKNNKGEEEYFQFKNNKWVFLMKLTPEDIAYTGFHGFDASGNNIYLLDGCSKGTVTLKLLNLNNGKMKLLAEDAKADINILAIHPTTKEIQAVVTEYDKVTYKILDASIKEDVEYLKRLNLGNMYIMHRGLDDKIWIVGFDNDVKPFRYYKYNRENKEIKLLFSSKSELEKYSFAPMNPVIIKSRDGLDLVSYITLPNNIELSNKIYPNKPLPLVLLVHGGPNRRDRWGMNKEHQWLASRGYVVLSVNFRGSTGFGKSFQNAGNREWGGKMQDDLVDAVNWAIKNKIADPKRIAIMGSSYGGYAVLAGLTFTPELFACGIDVAGPPDLIADLKNFPKDYNLKKNPLEIKIGSYKTRKQREKLIKQSPITYANNITKPLLIIQGAKDSVVKQSESDKMVEAMSKYNIPVIYALYKNEGHSFCDPYSKISYHYIAERFLAKHLGGKFEAFDYRILNSSELLLNGCIPSEKLLEDLLNK
- a CDS encoding IS110 family transposase, with translation MIKYHKHIGIDIGKYNFVVGIEGIKDTKEYENTSFGIFEFINDNKDILANSLTVVETTGGYELELLYSLCERGYVVHRADARKVKNFIRSYGNSAKTDKLDAKALGLYGKERADKLEVFKPESKQNIQLFRLVQRRNDLKQMLVAEKNRLQQANTDKFVKNSCINMIDVLSNQITEITNQVEVIISSDQLLKAKHEILKEINGIGNIVAFELLILLPELGKLTRRQIASLAGLAPKANDSGKYQGYRKVGHGVEQESSYTIPCCYVSP
- a CDS encoding tetratricopeptide repeat protein, with protein sequence MYKTNKIKEIYSSNVKIISEKSKANIAEYAHLLLNFETCCNDILYVENADAAVEIVNFVINHNKGDVTTTKNIMTKLFDSYKYHKYSKNALLKKYNIERNKTTHLKYKIGDKTQIYKINNSNKDINVDAFSKAMAYFSAIHAATMNNNLAMADELIKYLLQNTAKFLDKLQTTNKLQYEKCTQAITAIITMFLEPKFQIEIIMDLKKYWLHDFNTLSNFSKILVDNNHCNKTIELLTEKPLPNDKSDPDLTNCYSNLALAYYKLGNYTEAKKYYLKAFENCKDDDVICNLISIFTLQNEIDKIDEFIGKLSNGYLKKILLMSFNPSLITDEELKSINPDALSPYCKEKYEALKYIAYINKHNRITDLKVKNDFIKFLHNCSDYKNAFTLAIHANEYETARIIFNKIPAEQVNNSKVLKYCNFLFNNYFNLKKILKFIEESKFSDKEAIEVLNTSSTCLLADKKPSEAAETIKKALEYNPHNEETLEIGVATSLLNKDTETAKEYANKLSQEKQEEIIVSYSLDENPAEDIEQLVEQHDPKKIHEHYQLLKKEAFYKASQNIIKNDVIIWYIDKDIIKSTDTTFIGKYKGLDCYAKISKNLQLDNNIDSYENALKKGILHHSKGGTGVKFIRNNAIELKGSEGDRLFTNILHANDNGKLLIDFDHKGNHNEADRFFRSHHLEYSNDKYLELSGNHPELYSE